In Natrinema sp. SYSU A 869, the following proteins share a genomic window:
- a CDS encoding VOC family protein, producing MTLPVQGVSELVLEVADMDRAVSFWSETLGFPIVDQWGYADGQFTGSPSGEEVWATWIYVGGNTRLGLWLPREFSDEDRKHKARPVTDWPDSALYDEGGDHVHFALYVDESDFDTAYKFLQHADVPVTKREYDAEAPYRSLYFKDPDEHVIEVYTRPMEENYQLHTNS from the coding sequence ATGACGCTGCCAGTACAGGGTGTTTCTGAACTCGTCCTCGAAGTTGCAGACATGGATCGGGCTGTTTCATTTTGGTCAGAGACGCTTGGATTTCCCATTGTTGACCAATGGGGGTACGCTGATGGGCAATTTACGGGATCACCCTCTGGAGAAGAGGTCTGGGCAACGTGGATCTATGTTGGAGGGAATACCCGCCTAGGCCTATGGCTGCCTCGCGAATTTTCCGATGAAGACAGGAAACACAAAGCACGACCAGTCACTGACTGGCCAGATTCCGCATTGTATGATGAGGGTGGTGACCACGTTCATTTCGCCCTCTATGTTGATGAGAGTGATTTTGACACCGCGTATAAATTCCTTCAGCACGCAGATGTTCCCGTAACAAAACGGGAATATGATGCTGAAGCGCCATACCGGTCGTTATATTTCAAAGATCCTGATGAGCACGTTATCGAGGTGTATACACGCCCAATGGAAGAAAATTACCAGTTACATACAAATAGTTAG
- a CDS encoding HTH domain-containing protein has translation MSVSEFTESLIVPTGTQTDLRVDCYVRSAVGGPTAETITSIVDRLQRLCDYGQISTCQISSWPPERHTVNTHEPTRHGLIAEFERWADQHGVTLEPAFRRQTVPPSSLGISADDSRERIRVPIVALALYEDTPPDSDPETESLRGVVPYTDQTYTDTARTYTVDDWLSAVDPEMSEGGTHDTQTDHPSLLEGER, from the coding sequence ATGTCAGTCAGTGAATTTACCGAGTCCCTGATCGTCCCCACCGGTACACAGACCGATCTCCGGGTTGATTGTTATGTCCGGTCCGCCGTTGGAGGACCGACTGCCGAAACGATTACCTCGATTGTCGATCGACTGCAGCGGCTCTGCGACTACGGGCAGATCAGCACCTGTCAAATCTCCTCATGGCCGCCGGAACGCCATACGGTCAACACGCATGAACCGACGCGACATGGGCTTATAGCCGAGTTCGAACGCTGGGCTGACCAACACGGTGTGACGCTCGAGCCAGCCTTCCGTCGGCAAACGGTACCACCGTCATCACTCGGGATCAGTGCCGACGATTCGCGTGAACGAATACGGGTACCGATCGTAGCGCTGGCATTGTACGAGGATACGCCTCCCGATTCAGACCCGGAGACAGAGTCTCTCCGCGGGGTTGTTCCATATACCGATCAGACCTACACGGATACCGCTCGGACGTATACGGTCGATGACTGGCTCTCTGCGGTCGACCCAGAGATGTCTGAAGGGGGAACACATGATACGCAGACCGATCACCCATCGCTGCTGGAGGGAGAGCGATGA
- a CDS encoding HNH endonuclease signature motif containing protein produces the protein MEVDHIERIADGGHPLGESNLQTLCSECHAEKTADENSTTTRDTVPDVTLDEYLKS, from the coding sequence ATGGAGGTCGACCACATCGAACGGATCGCGGACGGCGGTCACCCACTCGGGGAGTCAAATCTCCAGACATTGTGTAGTGAGTGCCACGCCGAGAAGACAGCCGACGAGAACAGTACGACGACGCGAGATACTGTGCCGGACGTGACGCTTGACGAGTACCTCAAGTCGTAA
- a CDS encoding helix-turn-helix domain-containing protein, translating to MSKSFPDATLRLLTGVPKGGRALELGEVRAENPERVTDAIQGYTDISAYDQLYVDDQRAIGQYEADEKSLYEFLWESSLPPEFPIIVEDGEMEFDLTATQDQFEAFGAALDDTGREYELLTLVHTDEQDALLTDRQREYLTVAHRRGYFEVPRECTLAELADTLGVDKSSASETIRRGAGRIIGRFTLSRD from the coding sequence GTGTCTAAGTCGTTCCCGGACGCGACGCTCCGACTGCTCACCGGCGTCCCGAAGGGCGGTCGGGCGCTCGAACTCGGTGAAGTCCGGGCCGAGAACCCGGAGCGGGTCACCGATGCCATCCAAGGATACACTGACATTTCCGCGTACGACCAGTTGTACGTAGACGACCAGCGAGCTATCGGGCAGTATGAAGCCGACGAGAAGAGCCTCTACGAATTTCTCTGGGAATCCTCGCTCCCGCCGGAGTTCCCGATCATCGTCGAAGACGGCGAGATGGAATTCGATCTGACCGCGACACAGGACCAGTTCGAAGCGTTCGGCGCGGCACTCGATGACACCGGCCGCGAGTACGAGTTGCTGACGCTCGTTCATACCGACGAGCAGGATGCCCTGCTGACCGACCGTCAACGTGAATACCTGACCGTCGCACACCGCCGCGGATACTTCGAAGTGCCGCGAGAGTGTACCCTCGCTGAACTGGCAGACACGCTTGGAGTAGACAAGTCGAGTGCGAGCGAGACGATTCGGCGCGGTGCGGGCCGTATCATCGGGCGATTTACACTTAGCCGTGACTGA
- a CDS encoding arsenite methyltransferase — MTDTTPTTDADGDRLSAHEQRTAVRERYGQIATESASCCGETGSCSESPTDTSKKVGYSDDELNAVDGNANLNLGCGNPTAIASLDEGDTVLDLGSGGGFDCFLAAREVGAAGHVIGVDMTPEMIEKARRNIESNAAQNVEFRIGEIEHLPVADESVDVILSNCVINLSPDKLHVFRDAYRVLRPGGRLAISDGVLTTELPTDLQSDPASVAACIGGAVSIPTLETMLSEAGFTDVSIEPKADSDEFIREWDDERDLSDYVVPATIEGAKSGTESHP; from the coding sequence ATGACTGATACCACACCCACAACGGATGCGGATGGTGACCGTCTCAGTGCCCACGAACAGCGCACCGCCGTGCGCGAACGGTACGGACAAATCGCCACGGAGTCGGCCTCGTGTTGCGGAGAGACGGGATCCTGTAGCGAATCACCCACAGATACGTCGAAGAAAGTCGGCTATTCGGACGACGAACTCAACGCCGTTGACGGGAACGCAAATCTGAATCTCGGCTGCGGTAATCCCACTGCGATCGCTAGCCTGGACGAAGGGGACACCGTCCTCGATCTCGGCTCCGGTGGCGGGTTCGATTGCTTCCTCGCTGCCCGCGAAGTCGGGGCGGCCGGCCACGTCATCGGCGTCGATATGACGCCCGAGATGATCGAGAAAGCCCGCCGAAACATCGAGTCGAACGCTGCACAGAACGTCGAGTTCCGAATCGGCGAAATCGAACACCTTCCGGTCGCAGATGAGTCCGTGGACGTGATCCTCTCGAATTGCGTCATCAACCTCTCGCCGGACAAACTACACGTGTTCCGCGATGCGTATCGAGTCCTCCGACCCGGCGGACGCCTCGCCATCTCGGATGGCGTCCTAACTACCGAACTACCGACCGACCTACAGTCGGATCCAGCCTCAGTAGCTGCATGTATCGGTGGAGCCGTCTCAATTCCAACGCTCGAAACGATGCTGAGCGAAGCCGGATTCACAGACGTTTCCATCGAACCGAAAGCGGACAGCGACGAGTTCATCCGTGAGTGGGACGATGAACGCGATTTGAGCGATTACGTTGTCCCAGCAACGATAGAAGGAGCAAAATCAGGAACGGAGTCTCATCCATAG
- the fabG gene encoding 3-oxoacyl-ACP reductase FabG — translation MSIEQRKRPAELDLPSRQPLAGRTCLITGGSRGIGRGIARELGRHGATVIVNYRSSETAAHEVADVITESDTEGTAHPVQADVTDRNEVEAMREAVQDSFGPIDILVNNAGITCDCTFATMTHEDWHRVIDVSLHGTFNCTQAFYDDIATVDDGRVISISSVIGKQGNVGQANYAAAKSGLFGFTRSLALELADTGATANCIAPGFTRTGMVEAIPDHIRDDLHAEIPLDRFANIDEIAGLVRYLATEESGYITGEVIDINGGIDL, via the coding sequence ATGAGTATCGAACAGCGTAAACGGCCGGCTGAACTGGATCTCCCGTCTCGGCAGCCGCTTGCCGGACGGACGTGTCTGATCACCGGTGGGTCACGTGGCATTGGGCGTGGCATCGCCCGTGAACTGGGTCGCCACGGTGCAACTGTCATCGTCAACTACCGGTCGTCGGAGACGGCCGCCCATGAGGTCGCTGACGTGATTACGGAGTCCGATACAGAGGGGACAGCTCATCCGGTCCAAGCCGACGTCACGGACCGTAATGAGGTCGAAGCGATGCGCGAGGCGGTTCAGGACTCGTTCGGCCCGATCGACATCCTCGTCAACAACGCCGGGATCACGTGCGATTGTACGTTCGCCACTATGACTCACGAGGACTGGCACCGTGTGATCGACGTCTCCCTCCACGGGACGTTCAACTGTACACAGGCGTTCTACGACGATATCGCAACAGTCGACGACGGGCGAGTAATCAGTATCTCGAGCGTGATCGGCAAGCAAGGAAACGTTGGACAGGCAAATTACGCGGCGGCGAAAAGCGGCCTCTTCGGCTTCACTCGCTCACTCGCACTCGAGTTGGCGGATACCGGAGCAACGGCGAACTGCATTGCGCCCGGCTTCACCCGCACCGGGATGGTCGAAGCCATTCCCGACCATATTCGGGACGATCTACATGCGGAGATTCCGCTCGATCGATTCGCCAACATCGACGAGATCGCCGGACTCGTACGCTATCTCGCTACGGAGGAATCGGGCTACATCACCGGGGAAGTGATCGACATCAACGGAGGGATCGACCTGTGA
- a CDS encoding winged helix-turn-helix domain-containing protein — MSGQKTNSQSAESRDQQGTDCCTASHSHSLAEQEVAADVDVLATLGNDTRYEALRLIAEADDDICVCEIEPALGVSQGAVSQALSRLFSAGLVERRKEGRWRYYTATPRAERLLTVLDDTRSHDND, encoded by the coding sequence ATGAGTGGGCAGAAGACCAATAGCCAGTCAGCAGAGAGCCGAGACCAACAAGGGACTGATTGCTGTACTGCCAGTCATTCGCACTCACTGGCGGAACAGGAGGTAGCCGCTGACGTAGATGTCCTTGCAACCCTCGGGAACGATACTCGGTACGAAGCGCTTCGACTTATCGCCGAGGCCGACGACGACATCTGCGTCTGTGAGATTGAACCCGCACTCGGCGTGAGCCAGGGAGCAGTCAGTCAAGCACTCTCTCGGCTCTTCAGCGCCGGCCTGGTCGAACGACGAAAGGAGGGCAGATGGCGGTATTATACCGCGACACCGCGCGCAGAACGACTTCTCACAGTCCTCGACGATACGAGATCACACGATAATGACTGA
- a CDS encoding type IV toxin-antitoxin system AbiEi family antitoxin, with amino-acid sequence MRPTNKSETHRKSLSTRESQALSRLASEGRQVVTIGDVKETLEISRKSAKDMAYSLKEKGWLERLFQGKYLILPLSAGENAVYTEHEFVIASALVEPMYIGYWSAVNHHGLTEQMSRTVYLVTTKRAQTREIHGVEYRPVSVTEQKFFGYQPTAVGSAQVNIATIEKTLVDCADHPEFCGGVGELAKAMQNATEKRCSWETVVEYLRRVGNGAATKRIVYLADQLNINLPEYWDLVDDFTTGYPLLDPTREATGTRDSKYQLRLNVEPEAFLPEDFA; translated from the coding sequence ATGAGGCCGACAAACAAATCAGAGACTCACAGAAAGAGTCTGTCGACGCGCGAATCCCAGGCACTCTCGCGACTTGCGAGCGAGGGGCGACAAGTCGTCACTATCGGTGATGTCAAGGAAACGTTGGAGATTTCTCGAAAATCAGCCAAGGATATGGCATACTCACTCAAGGAGAAAGGCTGGTTGGAGCGCCTCTTCCAGGGGAAATACCTTATCTTGCCACTTTCTGCTGGAGAGAATGCGGTTTACACGGAACACGAGTTCGTCATCGCTTCCGCGCTCGTGGAACCGATGTACATCGGCTACTGGAGCGCGGTGAATCACCATGGTCTCACGGAGCAGATGTCACGGACAGTATATCTTGTGACGACAAAGCGCGCGCAGACACGAGAGATTCACGGTGTCGAGTATCGACCGGTGTCGGTCACTGAGCAGAAATTCTTTGGATATCAGCCGACAGCGGTCGGATCCGCACAGGTGAACATCGCCACTATCGAAAAGACGCTGGTTGACTGTGCTGATCATCCCGAGTTCTGTGGGGGAGTTGGTGAACTCGCCAAGGCGATGCAAAACGCAACGGAGAAGCGATGTTCGTGGGAAACTGTCGTAGAATATCTCCGCCGGGTCGGGAACGGTGCTGCAACGAAACGTATCGTATACCTCGCTGACCAGCTCAACATCAATCTCCCGGAGTACTGGGATCTCGTCGATGATTTCACGACCGGATATCCACTTCTTGACCCAACTCGAGAAGCGACGGGCACCCGGGACAGTAAGTACCAGCTGCGTCTGAACGTAGAACCTGAAGCATTCCTTCCGGAAGACTTCGCATGA
- the arsN2 gene encoding arsenic resistance N-acetyltransferase ArsN2 — protein MITIEKADEEALHRVESFLKQSNLPYQDVRSNPDCFFLAYSGTECIGSGGVEMYGSDGLLRSVVIRETDRGQGYGTILCDELEEYARADGVQILYLLTTTASAFFRDRGYEEISRENTPPRIQQTTEFTDLCPSSATCMQKSL, from the coding sequence ATGATAACGATCGAGAAGGCGGATGAAGAAGCACTCCACCGTGTTGAATCATTCCTAAAACAGAGTAACTTGCCGTATCAGGATGTGCGCTCAAACCCGGACTGTTTCTTCCTCGCGTACAGTGGCACGGAGTGCATCGGGAGTGGAGGCGTTGAGATGTACGGTTCAGATGGACTCCTCCGGTCTGTCGTTATCAGAGAGACCGATCGTGGACAGGGCTACGGGACGATACTGTGTGATGAGTTAGAAGAGTATGCGCGAGCGGATGGTGTTCAGATACTTTACTTGTTGACCACGACCGCATCAGCGTTCTTCCGAGACCGAGGATATGAAGAGATCAGTCGGGAGAACACCCCACCACGTATCCAGCAAACCACCGAATTCACGGACCTGTGCCCGAGCTCGGCCACCTGCATGCAAAAATCGCTCTGA
- a CDS encoding Fic family protein — MPTRELPEEAPGHYRESHPHPYYIPEKLPLTTQIAVDDVLTELIADATFQLGRIDGISPTVDFSPVLYTSLVRLEAVETAEIEGADVEMDEVYAYHTRTNAGENVDTSRDLQEVLNAERALQEGFSAIKHGEPIALELLQSLHELLLENVRNEGEEVGEWRTSDVHIPSPYASQPPFVPPPHRNVPELMDSLEAYIQMGGQHHPLVDLAITHYQFETIHPCEDGNGRLGRILIVLQLCAAGYLSEPYLYPSAYFNRNKQEYVEKMRAVSEHGDWRDWITFFIEGIEVQARDSYERTLRLMELRRDYEQRYQDQKTSHRLARGVFDMPYFTAHDVQNRFDVSRQTAYNAIEELVSEGIIVETTGNQRNQEYKAIDVFDILEGIPDR; from the coding sequence ATGCCGACTCGAGAACTTCCGGAGGAGGCACCAGGACACTATCGTGAGTCGCATCCACACCCATACTACATTCCGGAAAAACTCCCCCTCACTACGCAGATTGCTGTCGACGACGTCCTCACGGAGCTTATCGCCGATGCCACCTTTCAACTCGGCCGCATCGACGGTATCAGTCCAACCGTCGATTTCTCACCAGTTCTCTACACTTCCCTCGTCCGGCTTGAAGCTGTCGAGACTGCCGAAATAGAAGGTGCTGACGTCGAAATGGACGAGGTCTACGCGTATCACACACGTACCAATGCAGGGGAGAATGTCGACACGAGCCGGGACCTTCAGGAGGTCCTGAACGCCGAACGTGCACTTCAGGAGGGGTTCAGCGCGATCAAACACGGTGAGCCAATAGCACTCGAACTCCTCCAGTCGCTCCACGAATTGCTCCTCGAGAACGTTCGAAACGAAGGCGAAGAAGTTGGAGAATGGCGGACCAGCGATGTTCATATCCCCTCTCCATACGCTAGTCAGCCACCATTCGTCCCCCCGCCCCACCGGAACGTTCCTGAACTCATGGACTCTCTGGAGGCCTACATCCAGATGGGCGGTCAACATCACCCGCTCGTTGACCTTGCGATTACGCATTACCAGTTCGAGACGATCCATCCCTGTGAGGACGGGAATGGACGGCTTGGTCGCATCCTCATCGTGTTACAGCTCTGTGCTGCTGGCTACCTGAGCGAACCATATCTCTACCCGAGTGCCTACTTCAATCGCAACAAGCAGGAATATGTGGAGAAGATGCGCGCTGTGAGCGAACACGGAGATTGGCGTGACTGGATCACGTTCTTTATCGAAGGTATCGAGGTGCAGGCACGGGACTCATACGAACGGACACTTAGGCTGATGGAGCTTCGGCGTGACTACGAACAACGGTATCAGGACCAGAAAACGAGTCATCGCCTCGCACGAGGAGTATTCGATATGCCATACTTCACAGCACACGACGTGCAGAATCGGTTCGATGTCAGTCGACAAACCGCATACAACGCCATTGAGGAGTTAGTGTCTGAGGGAATTATCGTCGAGACGACTGGAAACCAGCGGAATCAAGAGTACAAGGCAATCGATGTCTTCGACATCCTTGAGGGGATACCTGATCGCTAG
- a CDS encoding helix-turn-helix domain-containing protein, producing MSTRQQSLAVPDELASPQAKLVYLSLLIMEDATATNLQQFLGLPKLTLLSVLESLVAKDLVRQTEDGYVSQ from the coding sequence ATGTCCACGAGGCAACAGTCGTTAGCGGTACCAGACGAGCTCGCATCACCACAGGCCAAACTGGTCTACCTGTCCCTTCTCATCATGGAGGACGCAACAGCGACCAACCTCCAACAGTTCCTCGGACTGCCGAAACTCACGCTCCTCTCCGTACTCGAGTCGCTCGTTGCAAAGGATCTCGTCCGCCAGACGGAGGATGGCTATGTCAGTCAGTGA
- a CDS encoding DUF4188 domain-containing protein: protein MTDNCHRGDEPIEQKVAAERSEEFVVFHIGLRINAFWKLHRWLPIFLIEPQIVRELVSDPESGLLGSRTVVGPGIRNIGFVQYWDSFEALRDYARDSDRLHFPAWQDYYEDGTKEDAAVGIWHETYIVDPDDYETVYNNMPPHGLAASDRTEIVPASDQRNTAAGRLGQTDGTDSPIHTTDST, encoded by the coding sequence ATGACAGACAACTGCCATCGGGGTGACGAACCGATCGAACAGAAGGTTGCCGCGGAGCGCAGCGAGGAATTCGTAGTCTTCCACATTGGCCTCCGAATCAACGCGTTCTGGAAGCTCCATCGGTGGCTTCCGATCTTCCTAATCGAGCCACAGATAGTCCGGGAACTCGTCTCGGACCCAGAGTCGGGCTTGCTCGGGAGTCGAACAGTCGTCGGACCCGGCATCCGAAACATCGGATTTGTCCAGTACTGGGACTCCTTCGAGGCCCTCCGTGACTACGCGCGGGACAGCGATCGCCTTCATTTCCCCGCCTGGCAAGACTACTATGAAGACGGAACGAAAGAAGACGCGGCTGTCGGGATCTGGCACGAGACGTACATCGTCGATCCCGACGACTACGAGACAGTCTACAACAATATGCCACCCCATGGTCTTGCCGCAAGCGACAGGACAGAGATCGTGCCTGCGTCGGATCAGCGGAATACAGCGGCAGGCCGATTAGGACAGACTGACGGTACCGATTCGCCGATCCATACTACCGACTCAACGTGA
- a CDS encoding right-handed parallel beta-helix repeat-containing protein: MNRREFVRTAGLLGLAGIPEKVAGQNDRNSADDYDTIRVPNDEPTIQDAVDVAEQGNLVLLEEDTYEEAIEIRTPRITLRGHNRNTVILDGGFEQEDGILVEADGVAVENLTVRHFRNNAVYWNDVDGFRGSFLTAYNNGYYGIYAYRSRDGRFEYSYASGHPDAGFYLGRNQPFEAVISDVVAEYNGLGYSGTSTGEDLTIKDSIWRHNMAGIVPNTLDTIDPPQHSSHIVNNVVHDNGNQNAPTEQYTYPMFGTGILLWGGNDNLVEDNIVDGHPNLGLPPILPLTSRRRT; encoded by the coding sequence ATGAATCGTAGAGAGTTCGTTCGAACGGCGGGTCTGCTCGGACTGGCCGGAATACCCGAGAAAGTCGCTGGACAGAACGATAGGAACAGCGCAGACGACTACGACACGATTCGGGTCCCTAACGACGAACCTACCATACAGGACGCCGTCGATGTTGCCGAGCAAGGCAATCTTGTGCTTCTCGAAGAAGACACATACGAGGAGGCAATCGAGATCAGGACACCTAGGATAACACTGCGCGGTCACAACCGAAACACGGTTATCCTCGACGGTGGGTTCGAGCAAGAAGACGGGATACTCGTCGAAGCCGATGGGGTCGCTGTCGAAAACCTTACCGTACGGCACTTTCGAAACAACGCCGTCTATTGGAACGATGTCGACGGGTTCCGGGGGAGTTTCCTGACAGCGTATAACAACGGCTACTACGGGATTTACGCCTATCGCTCACGTGACGGCCGATTTGAATACAGCTACGCGTCGGGTCATCCCGATGCTGGATTCTACCTCGGCCGTAACCAACCGTTCGAGGCAGTTATCTCCGACGTTGTCGCTGAGTATAACGGTCTGGGGTACTCGGGGACCAGCACGGGTGAGGATCTGACGATCAAAGATTCGATCTGGCGGCATAACATGGCCGGTATTGTTCCGAACACGTTAGATACGATTGACCCACCCCAGCATTCCTCACACATTGTGAACAACGTCGTCCACGACAATGGCAACCAGAATGCCCCCACTGAGCAATACACGTATCCGATGTTTGGCACTGGCATCCTTCTCTGGGGTGGGAACGATAATCTCGTCGAGGACAACATCGTCGACGGCCACCCAAATTTGGGATTGCCGCCTATCCTACCGTTGACGAGCCGTCGGAGAACGTGA
- a CDS encoding phosphotransferase translates to MDDSVRIVLNDAFQDRTMTAIDEAVDSGRPGNHTLRIIFSNGERVFLKLRIDGDAARNRREVATTRYAIDHCSVRVPTVIAADSAFNPPYLATSPLDGTPASTDWEADESQETIARDIGRVVAGITTARFDDHGWITGGDRDHLDRETGAWSAVLADAIEREANDVPSERFAGVPERAADLVRGKTDVLDGASPALLYPDVRLENVFQNGRPGVIDWEWTLVGDPGLGLCWGEAWVAERADVSDSDRGRLRAAVHDGYCEWAGELPQRFDRRRPIYRLVTFLQTAKTFPLWAPSAPEATTDLAEWVRDELDERFAAAEAVC, encoded by the coding sequence ATGGACGATTCGGTCCGAATAGTGCTCAACGACGCCTTTCAAGATCGCACGATGACTGCTATCGACGAGGCAGTGGACTCGGGTCGTCCGGGGAATCACACGCTTCGAATCATATTTTCCAACGGCGAGCGTGTTTTCCTGAAACTTCGTATAGATGGCGACGCTGCCCGTAACCGGCGCGAAGTCGCCACCACCCGCTATGCTATCGATCACTGTTCGGTTCGTGTTCCAACCGTAATCGCGGCGGACTCAGCGTTCAATCCACCATATCTTGCGACCTCACCTCTCGATGGAACTCCCGCCAGCACGGACTGGGAAGCAGACGAGAGTCAAGAAACTATTGCCCGGGATATCGGCCGGGTGGTGGCAGGGATCACTACTGCGCGTTTCGACGACCATGGATGGATTACTGGCGGTGACCGAGATCACCTCGACCGTGAGACTGGTGCGTGGAGTGCGGTGCTCGCAGACGCAATAGAGCGCGAGGCGAACGACGTCCCATCGGAGCGATTCGCAGGCGTCCCTGAACGGGCGGCCGATCTAGTACGCGGAAAGACAGATGTCCTTGACGGCGCGTCGCCCGCACTCCTCTATCCAGACGTCCGGTTAGAGAACGTGTTCCAGAATGGGCGACCAGGGGTGATCGACTGGGAGTGGACACTGGTTGGCGACCCGGGTTTAGGCCTCTGCTGGGGTGAGGCCTGGGTGGCTGAACGGGCAGATGTGTCTGACAGCGATCGAGGCCGACTACGCGCAGCGGTTCACGACGGATACTGTGAATGGGCAGGTGAACTTCCACAGAGGTTCGACCGACGGCGGCCCATCTACCGGCTAGTGACGTTCCTTCAAACGGCCAAAACGTTTCCACTCTGGGCACCGAGCGCACCGGAAGCAACAACAGACCTCGCTGAATGGGTACGTGACGAACTAGATGAACGATTTGCAGCAGCTGAGGCCGTCTGCTAA
- a CDS encoding serine hydrolase domain-containing protein has protein sequence MLTKGYGSADVDTDDPVRANETVFRVGSVGKLVTYTAVMQGVERGVLDLDADVNTYLDDSAVTVPDTYDDPVTLRHLGTHTAGFESALDPDIVADPAALDSLETVLIDQQRSRIRPPGELVGYSNYGAALAGHIVEEAHETTFDEYVQSEIFEPLGMIHSTFAQPVSDDQPGNLAAPHVRNGESFTVADDVYLNMRPAGSLSATATDMGAFMSAHLGGGSVGDRRILHTETAKRMHSRHHVRHPAVTNWRYGFHEHGDPDANLIAHSGGTVNFTSHLLLAPDHDVGIFVAYNSNPDELPATVVDEIVAAYNLQPPPTTPTPTSRPGGDERAETVAGEYSLSYLPQSGPLQVVDLLEHVTVEPADDGRLRTTTLEDPAREWVETEPYAYQEVGGHDVLGFEVTDGDVEVLNMSSEPNGVYQPVPFHERQLVTGGVLGTALSGFGLSLIGWGGQSTWRQWKQYRTDDEPDTEDSE, from the coding sequence ATCCTCACCAAAGGATATGGCTCTGCTGACGTCGATACCGACGATCCGGTTCGAGCTAATGAGACAGTGTTCCGGGTTGGATCGGTCGGGAAACTCGTGACATACACCGCCGTCATGCAGGGTGTCGAACGGGGTGTGCTCGACCTCGACGCCGACGTGAACACGTACCTCGACGACTCAGCAGTTACCGTACCGGACACGTACGACGACCCCGTGACACTCCGCCACCTCGGTACGCACACCGCCGGGTTCGAGTCCGCACTCGATCCCGACATTGTCGCCGACCCAGCCGCTCTCGACTCGTTGGAGACGGTACTTATCGACCAGCAGCGCTCACGCATCCGTCCGCCTGGCGAGCTCGTCGGGTACTCCAACTACGGTGCGGCGCTTGCCGGTCACATCGTCGAGGAAGCTCACGAGACGACGTTTGACGAGTACGTCCAGTCGGAGATCTTCGAACCACTCGGCATGATTCACAGTACGTTCGCCCAGCCCGTCTCTGACGACCAGCCTGGCAACCTTGCCGCACCCCACGTCCGCAACGGTGAGTCGTTCACGGTTGCCGACGACGTGTACCTCAACATGCGTCCGGCGGGCTCGCTGAGTGCGACGGCGACGGACATGGGGGCGTTCATGAGCGCACACCTCGGCGGCGGTTCAGTCGGCGACAGGCGGATTCTCCACACGGAGACCGCCAAAAGGATGCACAGTCGTCACCACGTGCGTCATCCAGCAGTCACGAACTGGCGGTACGGCTTCCACGAGCACGGTGACCCAGATGCTAACCTTATTGCCCACTCGGGCGGAACGGTCAACTTCACGAGTCACCTGCTGCTCGCTCCGGACCACGATGTCGGGATCTTCGTCGCCTACAACAGCAACCCCGACGAGCTTCCGGCGACTGTCGTCGATGAGATCGTCGCGGCGTACAATCTCCAACCGCCACCGACTACGCCGACACCCACTTCGAGACCGGGCGGTGATGAGCGCGCTGAAACTGTCGCTGGCGAGTACAGCCTCTCGTATCTCCCGCAGAGCGGTCCCCTTCAGGTAGTAGACCTGCTGGAACACGTAACTGTCGAACCCGCAGACGACGGCCGTCTGCGCACGACGACTCTCGAAGATCCCGCTCGGGAGTGGGTCGAAACCGAACCGTACGCGTATCAGGAGGTCGGCGGTCACGATGTTCTTGGCTTCGAGGTCACGGATGGAGACGTAGAAGTGCTGAATATGAGCAGTGAACCGAACGGCGTCTACCAGCCTGTTCCCTTCCACGAACGCCAACTCGTCACCGGCGGTGTCCTCGGGACGGCACTATCCGGGTTTGGCCTCTCGCTCATTGGGTGGGGCGGACAGAGCACCTGGCGGCAGTGGAAGCAGTATCGCACCGATGACGAACCTGACACGGAGGACTCCGAATGA